The following coding sequences lie in one Fundulus heteroclitus isolate FHET01 chromosome 20, MU-UCD_Fhet_4.1, whole genome shotgun sequence genomic window:
- the LOC105926037 gene encoding transcription initiation factor TFIID subunit 4 isoform X5, which produces MDASTASTDTKTGQKPGKPPVVGDGVSFPLNYPGKVGTYSAQTFNGSQTMNAHNSGSVAPLEGATATSVTGNNSSGSTVIAAAALGTGTALSSKRPSGSSLPPSSNSVIQTPPVNADGGPGASQAAGPTVTLVRPPMRTAGSGTTLNGSNTASPVVAANATNQTGAGTQNPPVNHGPPGTCAPLSAGPHIIKAEPPAAIIPPAPQPAASPGFINAPRPPGAPGMAPQMLAPRLPQTSPGQPSVHNIQLPPGMVLVRSESGQLLMIPQQALAQMQAQAQGGMAPRTAMPASVSAGQAPGTTIVSRQVSQSTIIRPGCPAPASLAATTALHRPSILPTSVGTTVPGMAPRTFTPTAGTTVTSVTVSKETMENVKKCKNFLSTLIKLASSGKQSTETAATEGTLEAEEFTSRLYKELNSSPQPYLVPFLKRSLPALRQLTPDSAAFIQQSQLPQPASVAVSSASATSTTVVLASPAPRLTAPGSRPQLQPTVTQGHTTSLVLQPQQQRAILRPQVTLPAATGLMALRNQAPGRIVVGQHQLQPVPLRPEGTLVSKPVSAVALTQAQKNKLKEAGGNFNRDDDDINDVASMAGVNLSEESANILATNSGLVGAVTHSCKDEAFLSCAALQRRALEIGARHGVTELGAEVVNYISHATQQRLLNLLEKVSLVAQQKNVNFKQEDDGYEQSSDVRAQLRFFEQLDQLEKQRKEEQEREILLKAAKSRARQEDPEQLRLKQKAKEMQQQELAQMRQREANLTALAAIGPRKKRKNLDSPSSSASAEGSGTGSSLPGAAGPSGSRPTRQRITRVNLRDLLFCLENERFTSHSHFLYKGFLK; this is translated from the exons ATGGACGCATCGACGGCCAGCACCGACACCAAAACGGGACAAAAGCCGGGAAAACCACCTGTTGTCGGTGACGGTGTAAGTTTCCCCCTTAATTACCCGGGGAAAGTGGGCACGTACTCGGCGCAGACTTTTAATGGGAGCCAAACTATGAACGCTCACAATTCAGGAAGCGTTGCCCCTCTGGAGGGGGCGACGGCGACAAGTGTCACTGGTAACAACAGCAGCGGCAGCACGGTGATAGCAGCCGCGGCTCTAGGCACCGGAACAGCGCTGTCGTCAAAACGACCGAGCGGCTCCTCGTTGCCCCCCTCGTCAAACAGCGTCATTCAGACGCCACCCGTGAACGCAGACGGTGGTCCTGGCGCGAGCCAGGCAGCGGGACCCACCGTGACCCTTGTCAGGCCGCCTATGCGAACGGCGGGCTCGGGCACAACTTTGAACGGGAGCAATACCGCGAGCCCCGTCGTGGCGGCTAACGCAACAAACCAGACGGGCGCCGGTACGCAGAATCCGCCGGTGAACCACGGTCCGCCCGGCACCTGTGCGCCCCTCAGCGCAGGTCCGCACATCATTAAAGCAGAGCCACCCGCAGCCATCATCCCGCCAGCTCCGCAGCCTGCCGCCAGCCCCGGCTTCATCAACGCCCCCAGACCCCCTGGTGCGCCCGGGATGGCGCCCCAGATGCTGGCTCCGAGGCTCCCGCAGACCTCTCCGGGACAGCCCAGCGTGCACAACATCCAGCTTCCCCCCG GTATGGTGCTTGTGCGCAGCGAGAGCGGGCAGCTGTTGATGATTCCTCAGCAGGCTCTGGCCCAGATGCAGGCACAGGCACAGGGAGGCATGGCCCCTCGGACAGCCATGCCGGCGAGCGTGTCTGCAGGCCAG GCACCTGGGACCACAATTGTCAGCAGACAAGTATCTCAGAGCACCATCATCCGACCAGGCTGTCCGGCCCCGGCGTCCCTCGCTGCGACCACTGCTCTTCACAGACCTTCTATCCTGCCG ACCTCCGTTGGGACCACAGTACCAGGAATGGCCCCTAGAACGTTTACTCCCACAGCGGGGACCACAGTTACCTCAGTAACCGTGAGCAAA GAGACGATGGAGAATGTAAAGAAATGCAAGAACTTCCTGTCTACACTGATCAAGCTGGCATCCAGTGGGAAACAGTCCACAGAGACTGCAGCCACT gaaggCACACTGGAGGCTGAAGAATTCACCAGCAGACTGTACAAAGAGCTAAATTCATCCCCCCAACCATACCTTGTGCCTTTTCTCAAG AGAAGCCTCCCAGCCTTGAGGCAGCTCACCCCAGACTCAGCCGCTTTCATCCAGCAGAGTCAGCTTCCTCAGCCAGCCTCCGTTGCCGTCTCCTCCGCCTCTGCCACCTCCACCACAGTGGTTCTGGCCAGCCCGGCTCCCCGTCTCACTGCTCCAGGCAGCAGGCCCCAACTTCAGCCAACAGTTACCCAAGGACACACAACGTCACTG GTTCTTCAGCCTCAGCAGCAAAGAGCAATTTTGAGACCTCAGGTAACTTTACCCGCCGCCACGGGCCTGATGGCTCTGCGGAATCAAGCCCCGGGTCGCATCGTGGTGGGACAACATCAGCTGCAACCAG TTCCACTGAGACCTGAGGGGACACTCGTTTCTAAACCAGTCTCCGCTGTCGCCTTGACGCAGGCACAGAAGAATAAGCTAAAAGAGGCGGGGGGCAACTTCAA CAGAGATGACGACGACATCAACGACGTGGCCTCCATGGCGGGAGTAAACCTGTCAGAGGAGAGCGCCAACATCCTCGCCACTAACTCTGGACTCGTGGGCGCCGTGACGCATTCCTGTAAGGACGAGGCTTTTCTCTCCTGCGCCGCGCTGCAGAGGAGAGCGCTGGAGATAG GCGCGAGGCACGGCGTGACGGAGCTGGGCGCGGAGGTGGTGAATTACATCTCCCATGCCACGCAGCAGCGACTTCTCAACTTACTTGAAAAGGTCTCCCTAGTAGCCCAGCAGAAGAACGTCAACTTCAAG CAGGAGGATGACGGCTACGAGCAGAGCAGCGACGTTCGAGCCCAGCTGAGGTTCTTCGAGCAGCTCGACCAGTTGGAGAAACAGCGGAAAGAAGAGCAGGAGAGGGAGATCCTGCTGAAGGCAGCTAAG TCTCGAGCTCGGCAGGAGGATCCAGAGCAGCTGCGTCTGAAACAGAAGGCAAAAGAG atgcagcagcaggagctggCTCAGATGAGACAGAGGGAGGCCAACCTGACCGCTTTGGCAGCCATTGGCcccaggaaaaaaaggaagaacctGGACTCTCCATCCTCATCTGCTTCTGCTGAG GGATCCGGAACGGGCTCCTCTCTGCCCGGCGCCGCTGGTCCATCGGGCTCCAGACCCACGCGGCAGCGCATCACACGCGTCAATCTCAGGGACCTGCTGTTCTGCCTGGAGAATGAGAGATTCACCAGTCACTCTCATTTCCTCTACAAGGGCTTTCTCAAATAG
- the LOC105926037 gene encoding transcription initiation factor TFIID subunit 4 isoform X3 — translation MDASTASTDTKTGQKPGKPPVVGDGVSFPLNYPGKVGTYSAQTFNGSQTMNAHNSGSVAPLEGATATSVTGNNSSGSTVIAAAALGTGTALSSKRPSGSSLPPSSNSVIQTPPVNADGGPGASQAAGPTVTLVRPPMRTAGSGTTLNGSNTASPVVAANATNQTGAGTQNPPVNHGPPGTCAPLSAGPHIIKAEPPAAIIPPAPQPAASPGFINAPRPPGAPGMAPQMLAPRLPQTSPGQPSVHNIQLPPGMVLVRSESGQLLMIPQQALAQMQAQAQGGMAPRTAMPASVSAGQAPGTTIVSRQVSQSTIIRPGCPAPASLAATTALHRPSILPTSVGTTVPGMAPRTFTPTAGTTVTSVTVSKETMENVKKCKNFLSTLIKLASSGKQSTETAATVSNLVKELLEGTLEAEEFTSRLYKELNSSPQPYLVPFLKRSLPALRQLTPDSAAFIQQSQLPQPASVAVSSASATSTTVVLASPAPRLTAPGSRPQLQPTVTQGHTTSLVLQPQQQRAILRPQVTLPAATGLMALRNQAPGRIVVGQHQLQPVPLRPEGTLVSKPVSAVALTQAQKNKLKEAGGNFNRDDDDINDVASMAGVNLSEESANILATNSGLVGAVTHSCKDEAFLSCAALQRRALEIGARHGVTELGAEVVNYISHATQQRLLNLLEKVSLVAQQKNVNFKEDDGYEQSSDVRAQLRFFEQLDQLEKQRKEEQEREILLKAAKSRARQEDPEQLRLKQKAKEMQQQELAQMRQREANLTALAAIGPRKKRKNLDSPSSSASAEGSGTGSSLPGAAGPSGSRPTRQRITRVNLRDLLFCLENERFTSHSHFLYKGFLK, via the exons ATGGACGCATCGACGGCCAGCACCGACACCAAAACGGGACAAAAGCCGGGAAAACCACCTGTTGTCGGTGACGGTGTAAGTTTCCCCCTTAATTACCCGGGGAAAGTGGGCACGTACTCGGCGCAGACTTTTAATGGGAGCCAAACTATGAACGCTCACAATTCAGGAAGCGTTGCCCCTCTGGAGGGGGCGACGGCGACAAGTGTCACTGGTAACAACAGCAGCGGCAGCACGGTGATAGCAGCCGCGGCTCTAGGCACCGGAACAGCGCTGTCGTCAAAACGACCGAGCGGCTCCTCGTTGCCCCCCTCGTCAAACAGCGTCATTCAGACGCCACCCGTGAACGCAGACGGTGGTCCTGGCGCGAGCCAGGCAGCGGGACCCACCGTGACCCTTGTCAGGCCGCCTATGCGAACGGCGGGCTCGGGCACAACTTTGAACGGGAGCAATACCGCGAGCCCCGTCGTGGCGGCTAACGCAACAAACCAGACGGGCGCCGGTACGCAGAATCCGCCGGTGAACCACGGTCCGCCCGGCACCTGTGCGCCCCTCAGCGCAGGTCCGCACATCATTAAAGCAGAGCCACCCGCAGCCATCATCCCGCCAGCTCCGCAGCCTGCCGCCAGCCCCGGCTTCATCAACGCCCCCAGACCCCCTGGTGCGCCCGGGATGGCGCCCCAGATGCTGGCTCCGAGGCTCCCGCAGACCTCTCCGGGACAGCCCAGCGTGCACAACATCCAGCTTCCCCCCG GTATGGTGCTTGTGCGCAGCGAGAGCGGGCAGCTGTTGATGATTCCTCAGCAGGCTCTGGCCCAGATGCAGGCACAGGCACAGGGAGGCATGGCCCCTCGGACAGCCATGCCGGCGAGCGTGTCTGCAGGCCAG GCACCTGGGACCACAATTGTCAGCAGACAAGTATCTCAGAGCACCATCATCCGACCAGGCTGTCCGGCCCCGGCGTCCCTCGCTGCGACCACTGCTCTTCACAGACCTTCTATCCTGCCG ACCTCCGTTGGGACCACAGTACCAGGAATGGCCCCTAGAACGTTTACTCCCACAGCGGGGACCACAGTTACCTCAGTAACCGTGAGCAAA GAGACGATGGAGAATGTAAAGAAATGCAAGAACTTCCTGTCTACACTGATCAAGCTGGCATCCAGTGGGAAACAGTCCACAGAGACTGCAGCCACTGTGAGTAACCTGGTCAAAGAGCTGCTG gaaggCACACTGGAGGCTGAAGAATTCACCAGCAGACTGTACAAAGAGCTAAATTCATCCCCCCAACCATACCTTGTGCCTTTTCTCAAG AGAAGCCTCCCAGCCTTGAGGCAGCTCACCCCAGACTCAGCCGCTTTCATCCAGCAGAGTCAGCTTCCTCAGCCAGCCTCCGTTGCCGTCTCCTCCGCCTCTGCCACCTCCACCACAGTGGTTCTGGCCAGCCCGGCTCCCCGTCTCACTGCTCCAGGCAGCAGGCCCCAACTTCAGCCAACAGTTACCCAAGGACACACAACGTCACTG GTTCTTCAGCCTCAGCAGCAAAGAGCAATTTTGAGACCTCAGGTAACTTTACCCGCCGCCACGGGCCTGATGGCTCTGCGGAATCAAGCCCCGGGTCGCATCGTGGTGGGACAACATCAGCTGCAACCAG TTCCACTGAGACCTGAGGGGACACTCGTTTCTAAACCAGTCTCCGCTGTCGCCTTGACGCAGGCACAGAAGAATAAGCTAAAAGAGGCGGGGGGCAACTTCAA CAGAGATGACGACGACATCAACGACGTGGCCTCCATGGCGGGAGTAAACCTGTCAGAGGAGAGCGCCAACATCCTCGCCACTAACTCTGGACTCGTGGGCGCCGTGACGCATTCCTGTAAGGACGAGGCTTTTCTCTCCTGCGCCGCGCTGCAGAGGAGAGCGCTGGAGATAG GCGCGAGGCACGGCGTGACGGAGCTGGGCGCGGAGGTGGTGAATTACATCTCCCATGCCACGCAGCAGCGACTTCTCAACTTACTTGAAAAGGTCTCCCTAGTAGCCCAGCAGAAGAACGTCAACTTCAAG GAGGATGACGGCTACGAGCAGAGCAGCGACGTTCGAGCCCAGCTGAGGTTCTTCGAGCAGCTCGACCAGTTGGAGAAACAGCGGAAAGAAGAGCAGGAGAGGGAGATCCTGCTGAAGGCAGCTAAG TCTCGAGCTCGGCAGGAGGATCCAGAGCAGCTGCGTCTGAAACAGAAGGCAAAAGAG atgcagcagcaggagctggCTCAGATGAGACAGAGGGAGGCCAACCTGACCGCTTTGGCAGCCATTGGCcccaggaaaaaaaggaagaacctGGACTCTCCATCCTCATCTGCTTCTGCTGAG GGATCCGGAACGGGCTCCTCTCTGCCCGGCGCCGCTGGTCCATCGGGCTCCAGACCCACGCGGCAGCGCATCACACGCGTCAATCTCAGGGACCTGCTGTTCTGCCTGGAGAATGAGAGATTCACCAGTCACTCTCATTTCCTCTACAAGGGCTTTCTCAAATAG
- the LOC105926037 gene encoding transcription initiation factor TFIID subunit 4 isoform X1: MDASTASTDTKTGQKPGKPPVVGDGVSFPLNYPGKVGTYSAQTFNGSQTMNAHNSGSVAPLEGATATSVTGNNSSGSTVIAAAALGTGTALSSKRPSGSSLPPSSNSVIQTPPVNADGGPGASQAAGPTVTLVRPPMRTAGSGTTLNGSNTASPVVAANATNQTGAGTQNPPVNHGPPGTCAPLSAGPHIIKAEPPAAIIPPAPQPAASPGFINAPRPPGAPGMAPQMLAPRLPQTSPGQPSVHNIQLPPGMVLVRSESGQLLMIPQQALAQMQAQAQGGMAPRTAMPASVSAGQAPGTTIVSRQVSQSTIIRPGCPAPASLAATTALHRPSILPTSVGTTVPGMAPRTFTPTAGTTVTSVTVSKETMENVKKCKNFLSTLIKLASSGKQSTETAATVSNLVKELLEGTLEAEEFTSRLYKELNSSPQPYLVPFLKRSLPALRQLTPDSAAFIQQSQLPQPASVAVSSASATSTTVVLASPAPRLTAPGSRPQLQPTVTQGHTTSLVLQPQQQRAILRPQVTLPAATGLMALRNQAPGRIVVGQHQLQPVPLRPEGTLVSKPVSAVALTQAQKNKLKEAGGNFNRDDDDINDVASMAGVNLSEESANILATNSGLVGAVTHSCKDEAFLSCAALQRRALEIGARHGVTELGAEVVNYISHATQQRLLNLLEKVSLVAQQKNVNFKQEDDGYEQSSDVRAQLRFFEQLDQLEKQRKEEQEREILLKAAKSRARQEDPEQLRLKQKAKEMQQQELAQMRQREANLTALAAIGPRKKRKNLDSPSSSASAEGSGTGSSLPGAAGPSGSRPTRQRITRVNLRDLLFCLENERFTSHSHFLYKGFLK; encoded by the exons ATGGACGCATCGACGGCCAGCACCGACACCAAAACGGGACAAAAGCCGGGAAAACCACCTGTTGTCGGTGACGGTGTAAGTTTCCCCCTTAATTACCCGGGGAAAGTGGGCACGTACTCGGCGCAGACTTTTAATGGGAGCCAAACTATGAACGCTCACAATTCAGGAAGCGTTGCCCCTCTGGAGGGGGCGACGGCGACAAGTGTCACTGGTAACAACAGCAGCGGCAGCACGGTGATAGCAGCCGCGGCTCTAGGCACCGGAACAGCGCTGTCGTCAAAACGACCGAGCGGCTCCTCGTTGCCCCCCTCGTCAAACAGCGTCATTCAGACGCCACCCGTGAACGCAGACGGTGGTCCTGGCGCGAGCCAGGCAGCGGGACCCACCGTGACCCTTGTCAGGCCGCCTATGCGAACGGCGGGCTCGGGCACAACTTTGAACGGGAGCAATACCGCGAGCCCCGTCGTGGCGGCTAACGCAACAAACCAGACGGGCGCCGGTACGCAGAATCCGCCGGTGAACCACGGTCCGCCCGGCACCTGTGCGCCCCTCAGCGCAGGTCCGCACATCATTAAAGCAGAGCCACCCGCAGCCATCATCCCGCCAGCTCCGCAGCCTGCCGCCAGCCCCGGCTTCATCAACGCCCCCAGACCCCCTGGTGCGCCCGGGATGGCGCCCCAGATGCTGGCTCCGAGGCTCCCGCAGACCTCTCCGGGACAGCCCAGCGTGCACAACATCCAGCTTCCCCCCG GTATGGTGCTTGTGCGCAGCGAGAGCGGGCAGCTGTTGATGATTCCTCAGCAGGCTCTGGCCCAGATGCAGGCACAGGCACAGGGAGGCATGGCCCCTCGGACAGCCATGCCGGCGAGCGTGTCTGCAGGCCAG GCACCTGGGACCACAATTGTCAGCAGACAAGTATCTCAGAGCACCATCATCCGACCAGGCTGTCCGGCCCCGGCGTCCCTCGCTGCGACCACTGCTCTTCACAGACCTTCTATCCTGCCG ACCTCCGTTGGGACCACAGTACCAGGAATGGCCCCTAGAACGTTTACTCCCACAGCGGGGACCACAGTTACCTCAGTAACCGTGAGCAAA GAGACGATGGAGAATGTAAAGAAATGCAAGAACTTCCTGTCTACACTGATCAAGCTGGCATCCAGTGGGAAACAGTCCACAGAGACTGCAGCCACTGTGAGTAACCTGGTCAAAGAGCTGCTG gaaggCACACTGGAGGCTGAAGAATTCACCAGCAGACTGTACAAAGAGCTAAATTCATCCCCCCAACCATACCTTGTGCCTTTTCTCAAG AGAAGCCTCCCAGCCTTGAGGCAGCTCACCCCAGACTCAGCCGCTTTCATCCAGCAGAGTCAGCTTCCTCAGCCAGCCTCCGTTGCCGTCTCCTCCGCCTCTGCCACCTCCACCACAGTGGTTCTGGCCAGCCCGGCTCCCCGTCTCACTGCTCCAGGCAGCAGGCCCCAACTTCAGCCAACAGTTACCCAAGGACACACAACGTCACTG GTTCTTCAGCCTCAGCAGCAAAGAGCAATTTTGAGACCTCAGGTAACTTTACCCGCCGCCACGGGCCTGATGGCTCTGCGGAATCAAGCCCCGGGTCGCATCGTGGTGGGACAACATCAGCTGCAACCAG TTCCACTGAGACCTGAGGGGACACTCGTTTCTAAACCAGTCTCCGCTGTCGCCTTGACGCAGGCACAGAAGAATAAGCTAAAAGAGGCGGGGGGCAACTTCAA CAGAGATGACGACGACATCAACGACGTGGCCTCCATGGCGGGAGTAAACCTGTCAGAGGAGAGCGCCAACATCCTCGCCACTAACTCTGGACTCGTGGGCGCCGTGACGCATTCCTGTAAGGACGAGGCTTTTCTCTCCTGCGCCGCGCTGCAGAGGAGAGCGCTGGAGATAG GCGCGAGGCACGGCGTGACGGAGCTGGGCGCGGAGGTGGTGAATTACATCTCCCATGCCACGCAGCAGCGACTTCTCAACTTACTTGAAAAGGTCTCCCTAGTAGCCCAGCAGAAGAACGTCAACTTCAAG CAGGAGGATGACGGCTACGAGCAGAGCAGCGACGTTCGAGCCCAGCTGAGGTTCTTCGAGCAGCTCGACCAGTTGGAGAAACAGCGGAAAGAAGAGCAGGAGAGGGAGATCCTGCTGAAGGCAGCTAAG TCTCGAGCTCGGCAGGAGGATCCAGAGCAGCTGCGTCTGAAACAGAAGGCAAAAGAG atgcagcagcaggagctggCTCAGATGAGACAGAGGGAGGCCAACCTGACCGCTTTGGCAGCCATTGGCcccaggaaaaaaaggaagaacctGGACTCTCCATCCTCATCTGCTTCTGCTGAG GGATCCGGAACGGGCTCCTCTCTGCCCGGCGCCGCTGGTCCATCGGGCTCCAGACCCACGCGGCAGCGCATCACACGCGTCAATCTCAGGGACCTGCTGTTCTGCCTGGAGAATGAGAGATTCACCAGTCACTCTCATTTCCTCTACAAGGGCTTTCTCAAATAG
- the LOC105926037 gene encoding transcription initiation factor TFIID subunit 4 isoform X2 yields the protein MDASTASTDTKTGQKPGKPPVVGDGVSFPLNYPGKVGTYSAQTFNGSQTMNAHNSGSVAPLEGATATSVTGNNSSGSTVIAAAALGTGTALSSKRPSGSSLPPSSNSVIQTPPVNADGGPGASQAAGPTVTLVRPPMRTAGSGTTLNGSNTASPVVAANATNQTGAGTQNPPVNHGPPGTCAPLSAGPHIIKAEPPAAIIPPAPQPAASPGFINAPRPPGAPGMAPQMLAPRLPQTSPGQPSVHNIQLPPGMVLVRSESGQLLMIPQQALAQMQAQAQGGMAPRTAMPASVSAGQAPGTTIVSRQVSQSTIIRPGCPAPASLAATTALHRPSILPTSVGTTVPGMAPRTFTPTAGTTVTSVTVSKETMENVKKCKNFLSTLIKLASSGKQSTETAATVSNLVKELLEGTLEAEEFTSRLYKELNSSPQPYLVPFLKRSLPALRQLTPDSAAFIQQSQLPQPASVAVSSASATSTTVVLASPAPRLTAPGSRPQLQPTVTQGHTTSLVLQPQQQRAILRPQVTLPAATGLMALRNQAPGRIVVGQHQLQPVPLRPEGTLVSKPVSAVALTQAQKNKLKEAGGNFKDDDDINDVASMAGVNLSEESANILATNSGLVGAVTHSCKDEAFLSCAALQRRALEIGARHGVTELGAEVVNYISHATQQRLLNLLEKVSLVAQQKNVNFKQEDDGYEQSSDVRAQLRFFEQLDQLEKQRKEEQEREILLKAAKSRARQEDPEQLRLKQKAKEMQQQELAQMRQREANLTALAAIGPRKKRKNLDSPSSSASAEGSGTGSSLPGAAGPSGSRPTRQRITRVNLRDLLFCLENERFTSHSHFLYKGFLK from the exons ATGGACGCATCGACGGCCAGCACCGACACCAAAACGGGACAAAAGCCGGGAAAACCACCTGTTGTCGGTGACGGTGTAAGTTTCCCCCTTAATTACCCGGGGAAAGTGGGCACGTACTCGGCGCAGACTTTTAATGGGAGCCAAACTATGAACGCTCACAATTCAGGAAGCGTTGCCCCTCTGGAGGGGGCGACGGCGACAAGTGTCACTGGTAACAACAGCAGCGGCAGCACGGTGATAGCAGCCGCGGCTCTAGGCACCGGAACAGCGCTGTCGTCAAAACGACCGAGCGGCTCCTCGTTGCCCCCCTCGTCAAACAGCGTCATTCAGACGCCACCCGTGAACGCAGACGGTGGTCCTGGCGCGAGCCAGGCAGCGGGACCCACCGTGACCCTTGTCAGGCCGCCTATGCGAACGGCGGGCTCGGGCACAACTTTGAACGGGAGCAATACCGCGAGCCCCGTCGTGGCGGCTAACGCAACAAACCAGACGGGCGCCGGTACGCAGAATCCGCCGGTGAACCACGGTCCGCCCGGCACCTGTGCGCCCCTCAGCGCAGGTCCGCACATCATTAAAGCAGAGCCACCCGCAGCCATCATCCCGCCAGCTCCGCAGCCTGCCGCCAGCCCCGGCTTCATCAACGCCCCCAGACCCCCTGGTGCGCCCGGGATGGCGCCCCAGATGCTGGCTCCGAGGCTCCCGCAGACCTCTCCGGGACAGCCCAGCGTGCACAACATCCAGCTTCCCCCCG GTATGGTGCTTGTGCGCAGCGAGAGCGGGCAGCTGTTGATGATTCCTCAGCAGGCTCTGGCCCAGATGCAGGCACAGGCACAGGGAGGCATGGCCCCTCGGACAGCCATGCCGGCGAGCGTGTCTGCAGGCCAG GCACCTGGGACCACAATTGTCAGCAGACAAGTATCTCAGAGCACCATCATCCGACCAGGCTGTCCGGCCCCGGCGTCCCTCGCTGCGACCACTGCTCTTCACAGACCTTCTATCCTGCCG ACCTCCGTTGGGACCACAGTACCAGGAATGGCCCCTAGAACGTTTACTCCCACAGCGGGGACCACAGTTACCTCAGTAACCGTGAGCAAA GAGACGATGGAGAATGTAAAGAAATGCAAGAACTTCCTGTCTACACTGATCAAGCTGGCATCCAGTGGGAAACAGTCCACAGAGACTGCAGCCACTGTGAGTAACCTGGTCAAAGAGCTGCTG gaaggCACACTGGAGGCTGAAGAATTCACCAGCAGACTGTACAAAGAGCTAAATTCATCCCCCCAACCATACCTTGTGCCTTTTCTCAAG AGAAGCCTCCCAGCCTTGAGGCAGCTCACCCCAGACTCAGCCGCTTTCATCCAGCAGAGTCAGCTTCCTCAGCCAGCCTCCGTTGCCGTCTCCTCCGCCTCTGCCACCTCCACCACAGTGGTTCTGGCCAGCCCGGCTCCCCGTCTCACTGCTCCAGGCAGCAGGCCCCAACTTCAGCCAACAGTTACCCAAGGACACACAACGTCACTG GTTCTTCAGCCTCAGCAGCAAAGAGCAATTTTGAGACCTCAGGTAACTTTACCCGCCGCCACGGGCCTGATGGCTCTGCGGAATCAAGCCCCGGGTCGCATCGTGGTGGGACAACATCAGCTGCAACCAG TTCCACTGAGACCTGAGGGGACACTCGTTTCTAAACCAGTCTCCGCTGTCGCCTTGACGCAGGCACAGAAGAATAAGCTAAAAGAGGCGGGGGGCAACTTCAA AGATGACGACGACATCAACGACGTGGCCTCCATGGCGGGAGTAAACCTGTCAGAGGAGAGCGCCAACATCCTCGCCACTAACTCTGGACTCGTGGGCGCCGTGACGCATTCCTGTAAGGACGAGGCTTTTCTCTCCTGCGCCGCGCTGCAGAGGAGAGCGCTGGAGATAG GCGCGAGGCACGGCGTGACGGAGCTGGGCGCGGAGGTGGTGAATTACATCTCCCATGCCACGCAGCAGCGACTTCTCAACTTACTTGAAAAGGTCTCCCTAGTAGCCCAGCAGAAGAACGTCAACTTCAAG CAGGAGGATGACGGCTACGAGCAGAGCAGCGACGTTCGAGCCCAGCTGAGGTTCTTCGAGCAGCTCGACCAGTTGGAGAAACAGCGGAAAGAAGAGCAGGAGAGGGAGATCCTGCTGAAGGCAGCTAAG TCTCGAGCTCGGCAGGAGGATCCAGAGCAGCTGCGTCTGAAACAGAAGGCAAAAGAG atgcagcagcaggagctggCTCAGATGAGACAGAGGGAGGCCAACCTGACCGCTTTGGCAGCCATTGGCcccaggaaaaaaaggaagaacctGGACTCTCCATCCTCATCTGCTTCTGCTGAG GGATCCGGAACGGGCTCCTCTCTGCCCGGCGCCGCTGGTCCATCGGGCTCCAGACCCACGCGGCAGCGCATCACACGCGTCAATCTCAGGGACCTGCTGTTCTGCCTGGAGAATGAGAGATTCACCAGTCACTCTCATTTCCTCTACAAGGGCTTTCTCAAATAG